In Anopheles cruzii unplaced genomic scaffold, idAnoCruzAS_RS32_06 scaffold01504_ctg1, whole genome shotgun sequence, the following proteins share a genomic window:
- the LOC128276538 gene encoding cytoplasmic dynein 1 intermediate chain-like, which translates to MDRKAELERKKAKLQALREEKDRRRKEKEQKDLEEATGKMGTTETNPRKDLDEMLSSLGVAPVSEVLSSLSSVNSATSDHSATLTPDTSLQPSTDGQKKKAVNLSLVSVQATNIPPKETVVYTKQTQTNSTGGHERDGNFFLPFLTSIRIYGGLVETAQ; encoded by the exons ATGGATCGCAAAGCGGAGCTAGAGCGTAAAAAGGCCAAACTGCAGGCTCTCCGGGAGGAGAAAGATCGACGGCGGAAGGAAAAGGAGCAGAAAGACCTGGAGGAAGCAACGGGAAAAATGGGCACCACCGAAACTAACCCAAGAAA GGATTTGGATGAAATGCTCTCGTCACTTGGTGTTGCCCCCGTATCGGAAGTTCTTTCATCATTGTCATCGGTGAATTCCGCCACATCGGACCATTCTGCAACACTCACTCCCGATACCAGTCTGCAACCCAGCACGGACGGACAGAA AAAGAAGGCGGTCAACCTGAGCCTGGTGTCCGTGCAAGCTACCAACATTCCGCCGAAAGAGACGGTTGTTTACACCAAGCAGACACAAACTAACAGTACCGGCGGTCATGAGCGTGACGGTAa TTTTTTCTTGCCATTCCTCACCTCTATCAGGATATATGGAGGATTGGTGGAGACCGCGCAAAG